Proteins encoded in a region of the Gallalistipes aquisgranensis genome:
- a CDS encoding LytR/AlgR family response regulator transcription factor: MKAIIVEDERLSIIELRNALAEVTPRIEVAAVARSVDEAATVIRETPHDLIFMDVHLGDGNSFDLFKTIEIDVPVIFITAYDDYALKAFRNKGIDYLLKPFCREDLQRAVDKLGLLAPIPSPAPEPPAYRERFMVSIGSKIRSVSVGEIAYFMADGKYVHLRTTDGGDYIVDQTLSALAGSLSPVRFFQINRKFIVNFDAIREMVRYSNNRIKVTLSPAPPEEGESIVSADRVQEFRRWLNR; encoded by the coding sequence ATGAAAGCCATCATCGTCGAAGACGAACGACTCTCGATCATCGAACTGCGCAATGCGCTGGCAGAGGTCACGCCCCGCATCGAAGTGGCGGCGGTGGCCCGCAGCGTGGACGAGGCGGCGACCGTGATCCGGGAGACGCCCCACGACCTGATCTTCATGGACGTGCATCTGGGCGACGGCAACAGTTTCGACTTGTTCAAAACCATCGAGATCGACGTGCCGGTCATCTTCATCACGGCCTACGACGACTATGCCCTGAAAGCGTTCCGCAACAAGGGAATCGACTACCTGCTCAAGCCTTTCTGCCGGGAAGACCTCCAGCGGGCGGTGGACAAACTGGGCCTGCTGGCCCCGATTCCCAGCCCGGCACCGGAACCGCCCGCCTACCGGGAACGGTTCATGGTCAGCATCGGATCGAAAATCCGTTCGGTCTCCGTGGGCGAGATCGCCTATTTCATGGCCGACGGCAAATATGTCCACCTGCGGACGACGGACGGCGGCGACTACATCGTGGACCAGACCCTCTCCGCACTGGCCGGAAGCCTCTCCCCCGTCCGGTTTTTCCAGATCAACCGCAAATTCATCGTCAATTTCGACGCCATCCGCGAAATGGTGCGCTACTCCAACAACCGCATCAAAGTGACCCTCTCGCCCGCCCCGCCCGAGGAGGGAGAGTCGATCGTGAGCGCCGACCGCGTACAGGAGTTCCGCCGGTGGCTCAACCGGTGA
- a CDS encoding RagB/SusD family nutrient uptake outer membrane protein, which yields MKKTVYTLLAALALSSCNYLDIEPVGQVIPGSVSEYRALLTEAYGTAYPAANSHSYTCLLSDEVGSLDRNSYTGFITPSDGEEASYNFRWEYSSGNMREYPWLYYYRTIFLANAVIEGIGDAAQDTNSENKDQLLGEAYALRAYCHFELVNLYGKWYDPATADTDRGVPLALYNDIEQSYKPVSVARVYRQILDDLETAADHMQVEVQPSTDYSYRFSKKVLTAFEARVRLYMGQWQEAYDKATSLLASCPLQDMNETEAQEYAEDERLPWLPTSPENILALDRPFGGFGGDITYGAVLSDPILEKFDRDNDRRWKFISESFDLETFLTVYKIKRSMNTRTSIRSAEMYLIAAEAAAHLDGKLDEAKGYLSSLQAKRFTPDGAAAKAAEVEGLDQTRLLAEIADERAREFLMEGHRWLDLRRTTRPQITKEYEGQTYVLQANDPRYTLPYPQSAIENNPDLNN from the coding sequence ATGAAAAAGACCGTATATACATTGCTGGCGGCCCTTGCGCTGAGCTCCTGCAACTATCTGGACATCGAGCCCGTGGGACAGGTCATTCCCGGCTCGGTGAGCGAATACCGCGCCCTGCTGACCGAAGCCTACGGCACGGCCTATCCCGCCGCCAACTCCCATTCGTACACCTGCCTGCTTTCGGACGAAGTAGGCTCGCTGGACCGCAACTCCTACACGGGTTTCATCACTCCGAGCGACGGAGAGGAAGCCAGTTACAACTTCCGATGGGAATACAGCTCGGGCAACATGCGGGAATATCCGTGGCTCTACTATTACCGCACCATTTTCCTGGCCAACGCCGTGATCGAAGGCATCGGGGATGCGGCCCAGGATACGAACAGCGAGAACAAGGACCAACTGCTCGGCGAGGCCTACGCCCTTCGGGCCTACTGTCATTTCGAGTTGGTCAACCTCTACGGGAAATGGTACGACCCGGCCACGGCCGACACCGACCGGGGCGTTCCCCTCGCCCTGTACAACGACATCGAACAGAGTTACAAACCCGTCTCCGTGGCCCGGGTCTACCGGCAGATTCTGGACGACCTGGAAACGGCCGCAGACCATATGCAAGTCGAAGTGCAGCCCTCCACCGACTACTCCTACCGTTTCTCGAAGAAGGTGCTCACCGCTTTCGAGGCCCGCGTAAGGCTCTACATGGGCCAGTGGCAGGAGGCCTACGACAAGGCCACTTCGCTGCTCGCCTCCTGCCCCCTGCAGGACATGAACGAAACGGAAGCGCAGGAATATGCCGAAGACGAGCGCCTGCCGTGGCTGCCCACCTCGCCCGAAAACATCCTGGCCCTCGACCGTCCTTTCGGCGGGTTCGGCGGAGACATCACCTACGGAGCCGTACTCTCCGACCCGATCCTGGAGAAGTTCGACCGGGACAACGACCGCCGGTGGAAATTCATTTCGGAGAGCTTCGATCTGGAGACTTTCCTGACCGTCTACAAAATCAAACGAAGCATGAATACCCGCACCTCGATCCGTTCGGCCGAAATGTATCTGATTGCCGCCGAGGCGGCCGCCCATCTCGACGGGAAGCTGGACGAAGCCAAAGGCTATCTCTCCTCGCTGCAGGCCAAACGGTTCACGCCGGACGGCGCCGCAGCCAAAGCGGCCGAGGTGGAGGGTCTCGACCAGACCCGCCTGCTGGCCGAGATCGCCGACGAGCGGGCCCGGGAATTCCTGATGGAAGGACACCGCTGGCTCGACCTGCGCCGCACCACCCGTCCGCAGATCACCAAAGAGTACGAGGGGCAGACCTATGTACTGCAAGCCAACGATCCGCGATACACGCTGCCCTACCCGCAGTCGGCCATCGAGAACAATCCCGACCTGAACAACTGA
- the carA gene encoding glutamine-hydrolyzing carbamoyl-phosphate synthase small subunit yields MPDKKTAALILEDGTTFHGFSFGASTSVSGEVVFNTSMMGYPESLTDPSYSGQILVLTFPLIGNYGVPGDQMQDGLLRFFESDRIHIKALVVSDYSFEYSHWNAVKSLAQWLKENDIPGIFGVDTRQITKIIREKGVMLGKVAVEGTPVPERFEDPNKENLVAKVSCREVTTYGNGKRRIVLVDCGCKYNIIRSLLVRDATVIRVPWDYDFTTIDYDGVMLSNGPGDPQMCGATIANIKKAMKIGKPIFGICLGNQLLSIAAGASTFKLKYGHRSHNQPALMVGTDKAVITSQNHGFAVDTAKLDEGWEPYFINLNDGTSEGIRHRSAPFFSVQFHPEATSGPVDTSFLFDYFIQNIDDACKAQKK; encoded by the coding sequence ATGCCTGACAAAAAAACAGCTGCGCTCATCCTCGAAGATGGGACAACATTCCACGGCTTTTCGTTCGGGGCATCCACATCCGTTTCCGGTGAAGTAGTGTTCAACACTTCGATGATGGGGTATCCCGAAAGCCTGACCGACCCCTCGTACAGCGGTCAAATCCTGGTTCTCACATTTCCCCTGATCGGCAATTACGGCGTCCCCGGCGACCAGATGCAGGACGGGCTGCTCCGGTTTTTCGAGTCGGACCGCATCCACATCAAGGCGCTGGTCGTGTCGGACTATTCGTTCGAATACAGCCATTGGAACGCGGTCAAAAGCCTCGCCCAATGGCTCAAGGAGAACGACATTCCGGGAATTTTCGGCGTGGACACCCGGCAGATCACAAAAATCATCCGTGAAAAGGGCGTCATGCTCGGCAAAGTCGCCGTGGAGGGCACTCCCGTTCCCGAACGGTTCGAAGACCCCAACAAGGAGAACCTCGTGGCCAAAGTGAGCTGCAGGGAGGTGACCACCTACGGAAACGGCAAACGCCGGATCGTGCTGGTGGACTGCGGCTGCAAATACAACATCATCCGCAGCCTGCTCGTCCGCGACGCCACGGTGATCCGCGTACCCTGGGACTACGACTTCACTACGATCGACTACGACGGGGTGATGCTCAGCAACGGTCCCGGCGACCCGCAGATGTGCGGGGCCACGATCGCCAACATCAAAAAGGCGATGAAGATCGGCAAGCCCATCTTCGGCATCTGCCTGGGCAACCAGCTGCTTTCGATCGCGGCGGGAGCCTCGACGTTCAAACTGAAATACGGCCACCGCAGCCATAACCAGCCGGCCCTGATGGTCGGCACGGACAAGGCGGTCATCACCTCCCAGAACCACGGTTTCGCCGTCGACACCGCGAAACTCGACGAGGGCTGGGAACCCTACTTCATCAACCTGAACGACGGCACGAGCGAGGGCATCCGCCACCGGAGCGCGCCGTTCTTCTCGGTCCAGTTCCACCCCGAGGCCACGAGCGGCCCGGTGGACACCTCGTTCCTTTTCGATTACTTCATCCAAAACATCGACGACGCATGCAAAGCGCAGAAAAAATAG
- a CDS encoding RNA methyltransferase, translating into MTKADAAMIRSLGDKRARTELGLFVAEGEKLVSELPGSGFRVRRLLVRDDSAVAGGFGVEAERVTAREMERISHLKTPQGALALVEIPRRRLPDAPGRELTLALDGVQDPGNLGTILRLADWFGIRDVLCSPQTADCFNPKVVQATMGAILRVRVHYCDLPRVLSGAGVPVYGTFLDGENIYGAGLGPSGIVAMGNEGNGITPGVAAAVTRRLYIPPYPPGRPSSESLNVAVATAIVCSEFRRRM; encoded by the coding sequence ATAACGAAAGCGGATGCGGCGATGATTCGCTCGCTGGGCGACAAGCGGGCGCGGACGGAACTGGGCCTGTTCGTGGCCGAGGGCGAGAAGTTGGTGTCGGAGCTGCCGGGTTCGGGTTTCCGGGTGCGGCGGCTGCTGGTGCGGGATGATTCCGCCGTGGCCGGAGGGTTCGGCGTGGAGGCGGAACGGGTGACGGCCCGCGAAATGGAGCGGATCAGCCATTTGAAAACGCCCCAGGGGGCGCTGGCGCTGGTGGAGATTCCCCGCCGGAGGCTTCCCGATGCTCCGGGGCGGGAGCTGACGCTGGCGCTGGACGGCGTGCAGGACCCCGGCAATCTGGGGACGATTCTGCGGCTGGCCGACTGGTTCGGCATCCGGGACGTGCTTTGTTCGCCCCAGACGGCCGACTGTTTCAATCCGAAGGTGGTGCAGGCCACAATGGGGGCCATCCTGCGCGTGCGGGTGCACTACTGCGATCTGCCCCGGGTGCTCTCCGGCGCCGGCGTACCGGTGTACGGCACGTTCCTCGACGGGGAGAATATCTACGGGGCCGGTCTGGGCCCTTCCGGAATCGTGGCGATGGGCAACGAGGGCAACGGCATCACGCCCGGCGTGGCGGCCGCCGTGACCCGGCGGCTCTATATCCCGCCCTATCCGCCCGGACGTCCTTCGAGCGAATCGCTCAACGTGGCGGTCGCTACGGCCATAGTCTGTTCCGAATTCCGGCGGAGGATGTAA
- a CDS encoding HAD hydrolase-like protein gives MEKDYRWLFFDLDGTLTDPGEGITRSVQYALRSFGIEVEDRTALYPFIGPPLADSFREFYGFGREDSLRAVEKYHEYFRRQGIFENRLYPGMDRLLENVSARGYGIAMATSKPAVFARRIAEHFGIARHFDFISGSGLDGTRTRKAEVIGEALRRLKIDDPARALMIGDRRFDMEGAAALGLDSAAVLYGYGTPEEIAAAHPTYTAGSVAELERLLLE, from the coding sequence ATGGAAAAAGATTACCGCTGGCTCTTCTTCGACCTGGACGGCACGCTGACCGATCCGGGCGAGGGCATCACCCGCTCCGTACAGTACGCCCTGCGCAGTTTCGGCATCGAAGTCGAAGACCGCACCGCGCTCTACCCCTTCATCGGGCCGCCGCTGGCCGATTCGTTCCGGGAATTCTACGGGTTCGGCCGGGAGGATTCGCTGCGGGCCGTGGAGAAATACCACGAATATTTCCGCCGGCAGGGCATCTTCGAAAACAGACTCTACCCCGGCATGGACCGCCTGCTGGAAAACGTATCGGCCCGGGGATACGGAATCGCCATGGCCACTTCGAAACCTGCCGTATTCGCCCGGCGCATCGCGGAACATTTCGGCATCGCCCGCCATTTCGATTTCATCTCCGGAAGCGGACTGGACGGCACCCGCACCCGGAAGGCGGAGGTGATCGGGGAGGCCCTGCGCCGCCTGAAGATCGACGATCCGGCCCGGGCGCTGATGATCGGCGACCGCCGCTTCGACATGGAGGGGGCCGCCGCCCTGGGGCTCGATTCGGCGGCCGTGCTCTACGGCTACGGTACCCCGGAAGAGATCGCCGCCGCACACCCCACCTACACGGCAGGAAGCGTCGCGGAACTGGAACGCCTTCTGTTGGAATGA
- a CDS encoding SusC/RagA family TonB-linked outer membrane protein, whose protein sequence is MRRILTILVLLCPLLVLGQAKTRELTGQILDRTDGTPLVGATVFIAPSETQARDYNPQGTISGTDGRFTFTLPESVRFVMVSFIGYESLKVEITGQKTITVRLAPEETNIDAVVVTGYQKIEKRKLTSSISTVDMSQVKQIGVASVDQLLEGQLAGVFSAPTTGAPGAGSAVKIRSTVTLNGTTAPLWVLDGMPLEGNEIPSDWSAKENIDNLYNMSIAGLNPDDIKDITVLKDAAATAIYGARAANGVIIITTKKGEKGQRLRVNASAAVFVSTKPNLDKLELMNASEKVDFELQLATNGRLNYRKAYGGVSRILDATKGEREALVSGGFGALKPETQAAINALRADGANWADEIYRPAVNQQYSLNVSGGGEKATYYFSTGYYNEQGTTRGTGFERFNLTMKTDYDLLKNLRFGASLFYGQNRNSSYVTDADAFINPARYTRKVNPYLNIYNADGTYLYDPDMTLSQGDTDDRLNFNYLEEMANTAYEMKVKSFKSVFDLEYKPIEGLKLYTQLGLQIEDSGTEKSADKNSYYVRKYAQNSVIDHVVYLPEGGVIQNWDTDLNQYNWKLQAEYSKTFARKHEMDLMAGLEMRGTKNTAVHTKGFGYDSRTLVTTPIVFPDTDAGKDKAENALFRPYQKTFYENRYLSYFVTGSYTYDNRYTFFGSMRYDGTNLFGVDPKYKFNPMWSVSGAWNMHRESFMRGVKWIDNLRLRASYGAQGNIDRTTSPYIIGTWNTGSILGTTEDRINVTAPPNQYLRWETTYSWNAALDLGVLGNRLNMTFEVYGRRSKDLITTRAIPHETGFTTTSSNFGEISSRGVEFSLNSVNITNKNFRWETQLNLAHNTDKVEKVFYDNQSWTPSLQGHSSSAIFGFKTAGLDENGIPMFWKNGQKVSLQEFVGFKVDATADVFGDVSYNPSMNNTQADVISALSYLGNRNPKITGGFNNKFYYKNFDLSVSCNFVIKQMVTETPFYDPTQTSPGENYPRKVNQIWSASNPSGIYPALTGSLMADGSSWSSWENYDDYRAMYYILDNYPIAFFSNLDIWNREISYLRVNSIRLGYTLPESAAKKLHLASVRFSFEARNPLVIASNYSGYFDPETYGNIYAQPIPRIYSFGINISF, encoded by the coding sequence ATGAGAAGAATACTAACCATTTTGGTTCTGCTCTGCCCGTTGCTGGTTCTCGGCCAGGCCAAAACCCGGGAGCTGACGGGGCAGATTCTCGACAGAACGGACGGCACGCCGCTGGTCGGCGCCACGGTCTTCATCGCCCCGAGCGAAACGCAGGCCCGCGACTACAATCCGCAGGGTACGATCTCGGGAACCGACGGACGGTTCACCTTCACGCTGCCCGAAAGCGTCAGATTCGTCATGGTCAGCTTCATCGGCTATGAAAGCCTGAAGGTGGAGATTACCGGGCAGAAAACGATTACCGTGCGTCTGGCTCCGGAAGAGACCAACATCGACGCCGTGGTGGTGACAGGATACCAGAAAATAGAGAAACGGAAACTCACCTCGTCCATCTCCACGGTGGACATGAGCCAAGTGAAGCAGATCGGCGTCGCCAGCGTGGACCAGCTGCTGGAGGGACAGCTGGCGGGCGTCTTCTCCGCCCCGACTACGGGAGCTCCCGGAGCGGGCAGCGCGGTGAAAATCCGCAGCACCGTCACCCTGAACGGCACCACCGCCCCCCTGTGGGTGCTGGACGGCATGCCGCTGGAAGGGAACGAAATCCCGTCGGACTGGAGTGCGAAGGAGAACATCGACAATCTCTACAACATGTCGATCGCCGGGCTGAACCCCGACGACATCAAGGACATCACCGTGCTGAAAGACGCCGCCGCCACCGCCATCTACGGGGCACGGGCCGCCAACGGCGTCATCATCATCACCACCAAAAAGGGCGAGAAGGGCCAGCGGCTGCGTGTCAACGCCTCGGCCGCCGTATTCGTCTCCACCAAGCCCAACCTCGACAAGCTGGAACTGATGAACGCCTCGGAGAAGGTCGATTTCGAACTGCAACTGGCGACCAACGGCCGGCTCAACTACCGCAAGGCATACGGCGGCGTATCGCGCATCCTCGATGCGACGAAAGGCGAACGCGAAGCACTCGTATCGGGCGGATTCGGCGCGCTGAAACCCGAGACGCAGGCCGCGATCAACGCCCTGCGGGCCGACGGGGCCAACTGGGCGGACGAAATCTACCGGCCGGCCGTGAACCAGCAGTACAGCCTCAACGTGTCGGGCGGAGGAGAGAAGGCCACCTACTATTTCTCCACCGGCTACTACAACGAACAGGGCACCACACGCGGCACGGGCTTCGAACGGTTCAACCTGACCATGAAGACCGACTACGACCTGCTCAAGAACCTTCGTTTCGGCGCCTCGCTCTTCTACGGACAGAACCGCAACAGCTCCTACGTGACCGACGCCGACGCCTTCATCAACCCGGCCCGCTACACCCGGAAAGTGAACCCCTATCTGAACATCTACAATGCGGACGGCACCTACCTCTACGACCCCGACATGACGCTCAGCCAGGGAGACACGGACGACCGGCTCAACTTCAACTACCTGGAGGAGATGGCCAACACCGCCTACGAAATGAAGGTGAAATCGTTCAAATCGGTCTTCGACCTGGAATACAAACCGATCGAAGGGCTGAAGCTCTACACCCAGCTGGGGCTCCAGATCGAAGATTCGGGAACCGAGAAAAGCGCCGACAAGAACTCCTACTACGTGCGCAAATACGCCCAGAACTCCGTGATCGACCATGTGGTTTACCTGCCCGAGGGCGGCGTGATCCAGAACTGGGACACCGACCTGAACCAGTATAACTGGAAGCTCCAGGCCGAGTATTCGAAAACCTTCGCCCGGAAACACGAAATGGACCTGATGGCCGGTCTCGAGATGCGCGGCACGAAAAACACCGCCGTGCACACCAAAGGCTTCGGCTACGATTCCCGTACGCTGGTCACCACCCCGATCGTCTTCCCCGATACGGATGCGGGAAAGGACAAGGCCGAAAACGCCCTGTTCCGCCCCTACCAGAAAACGTTCTACGAGAACCGCTACCTCTCCTATTTCGTGACCGGATCGTACACCTACGACAACCGCTACACCTTCTTCGGAAGCATGCGCTACGACGGCACGAACCTCTTCGGCGTCGATCCCAAGTACAAGTTCAACCCGATGTGGTCGGTGTCCGGCGCATGGAACATGCACAGGGAGTCCTTCATGCGGGGCGTGAAATGGATCGACAACCTCCGTCTGAGGGCCTCCTACGGAGCGCAGGGCAACATCGACCGCACCACGTCGCCCTATATCATCGGCACGTGGAATACGGGTTCGATCCTCGGCACCACCGAAGACCGCATCAACGTCACCGCGCCCCCCAACCAATACCTGCGCTGGGAGACCACCTACTCGTGGAACGCCGCCCTCGATCTGGGCGTGCTGGGCAACCGGCTGAACATGACCTTCGAGGTGTACGGCCGCCGGAGCAAGGACCTCATCACCACCCGGGCCATTCCGCACGAGACGGGCTTCACCACCACCTCCAGCAACTTCGGGGAGATATCGAGCCGGGGCGTGGAGTTCTCGCTCAACAGCGTCAACATCACCAACAAGAATTTCCGCTGGGAGACCCAGCTCAACCTCGCCCACAACACGGACAAGGTGGAGAAGGTATTCTACGACAACCAGAGCTGGACACCCTCCCTGCAGGGACATTCGTCGAGCGCGATTTTCGGGTTCAAAACCGCCGGTCTCGACGAAAACGGCATTCCCATGTTCTGGAAAAACGGACAGAAAGTGAGCCTGCAGGAGTTCGTCGGATTCAAGGTCGATGCCACGGCCGACGTATTCGGAGACGTCTCCTACAACCCCTCCATGAACAATACGCAGGCCGACGTCATATCGGCCCTGAGCTATCTGGGCAACCGGAATCCGAAAATCACGGGCGGTTTCAACAACAAATTCTACTACAAGAATTTCGACCTGTCCGTCTCCTGCAACTTCGTCATCAAGCAGATGGTGACCGAAACCCCCTTCTACGACCCGACCCAGACCAGCCCCGGAGAGAACTATCCCCGAAAGGTGAATCAGATATGGTCGGCCTCGAACCCATCGGGCATCTATCCGGCGCTGACCGGTTCGCTGATGGCCGACGGAAGCAGTTGGAGCAGTTGGGAGAATTACGACGACTACCGGGCCATGTACTACATTCTGGACAACTACCCGATCGCCTTCTTCAGCAACCTCGACATCTGGAACCGGGAGATCAGCTACCTGCGGGTGAACAGCATCCGTCTGGGGTACACGCTGCCCGAATCCGCAGCGAAAAAACTGCATCTCGCCTCGGTGCGTTTCAGCTTCGAAGCCCGCAATCCGCTGGTGATCGCCTCGAACTACTCGGGCTATTTCGATCCGGAGACCTACGGCAACATCTACGCACAGCCGATTCCCCGCATCTACTCGTTCGGAATCAACATTTCGTTCTAA